The proteins below come from a single Argentina anserina chromosome 1, drPotAnse1.1, whole genome shotgun sequence genomic window:
- the LOC126802172 gene encoding F-box/kelch-repeat protein SKIP6 → MSSLSSTNTTESTAELIPSLPYDVASNCLARVPRHYHPTLSVLSKPIRSLLSSPFFFTTRSLLSSAQPLLYLSLRSPDHRSTWYTLNQNPNPKTNPLHLLVPIPPVPSPAIGAAYAAFGFSIYVLGGSIHDAPTNHVWILDCRFHTWRAGPPMRVAREFAAAGVVDGIIYVIGGCVTDSWTRSEYWAEALDPGTGRWEAVASPVEVRGKWMHASAVIGGRVYALADRGGVVYDPKTRVWEGVEKRMDMGWRGRACVVHGMLYCYDYLGKIRGFDSKNRVWKELKGVEKRLPKFLCGATMANVGENLVVLWETKANGKEMEIWCAEIEVEENGDGELWGRIEWSQKLLSVPKHSNIVQCSAVYV, encoded by the coding sequence ATGTCCTCCCTCTCCTCCACCAATACCACCGAATCCACGGCGGAGCTAATCCCCTCCCTCCCATACGACGTCGCTTCCAACTGCCTAGCTCGAGTCCCACGTCACTACCACCCCACTCTCTCAGTCCTCTCCAAACCCATCCGCTCCCTCCTCTCTTCCCCTTTCTTCTTCACCACCCgctccctcctctcctccgccCAGCCCCTCCTCTACCTCTCCCTCCGCTCCCCCGACCACCGCTCCACCTGGTACACCCTCAACCAGAACCCCAACCCCAAAACCAACCCCCTCCACCTCCTCGTCCCCATCCCTCCCGTCCCCTCCCCCGCCATCGGCGCCGCCTACGCCGCCTTCGGCTTCTCCATCTACGTCCTCGGAGGCTCCATCCACGACGCGCCGACTAACCACGTCTGGATCCTCGACTGCCGCTTCCACACTTGGCGTGCCGGGCCGCCGatgcgggtggcgcgtgaattCGCCGCCGCCGGAGTCGTCGACGGGATAATCTACGTCATCGGGGGATGCGTCACGGACTCGTGGACAAGGTCGGAGTATTGGGCCGAGGCGCTGGACCCGGGTACGGGTCGGTGGGAGGCGGTGGCGAGTCCGGTAGAGGTGAGGGGGAAGTGGATGCATGCGAGTGCGGTGATCGGCGGCCGGGTCTATGCGCTGGCGGACCGGGGCGGGGTGGTTTACGACCCGAAAACCCGGGTTTGGGAGGGAGTGGAGAAGAGGATGGACATGGGGTGGAGAGGGAGGGCGTGTGTGGTGCATGGGATGTTGTATTGCTATGATTATTTGGGGAAGATTAGAGGTTTCGACTCGAAAAATCGAGTGTGGAAGGAGCTCAAGGGAGTGGAGAAGAGGCTGCCCAAGTTCCTGTGCGGGGCGACAATGGCCAATGTGGGGGAGAATTTGGTGGTGCTGTGGGAGACGAAGGCGAATGGGAAGGAAATGGAGATTTGGTGTGCTGAGATTGAGGTGGAGGAGAATGGGGATGGGGAGTTGTGGGGGAGAATCGAGTGGTCGCAGAAGCTACTTTCGGTCCCTAAGCACTCCAACATTGTGCAATGCTCGGCGGTTTATGTTTGA
- the LOC126802180 gene encoding LOW QUALITY PROTEIN: pentatricopeptide repeat-containing protein At5g61990, mitochondrial-like (The sequence of the model RefSeq protein was modified relative to this genomic sequence to represent the inferred CDS: inserted 3 bases in 2 codons; substituted 1 base at 1 genomic stop codon), translating to MTVRLELTESTRVRNRSNGGGDAESKCTALLGSLAVDDLELPPEDLELPPEDLDEVLGEMFTEEALTSNTIMMVEGLLRDGFVSAGLEIAAEIRETNEVPRVVTDTAVMERYINATGDRTKDALRVFKHMKVSGVEPNGYTYAVIIKALAAADIKRKPDFVGYAKKYFVKMLDRGMQPTEEIYGAVLDGIGRGENKVQAEEERQEFVENVKAKGFMLVLQKEAEEMAKPPSLKSEMDMHKQHVMKVFEDVIRGFEDDNXSGFRQIAEDYDLLSRCAFTVYNGLAGEGLNEEAKELFRPLLETAILPDEAVFTIIILLTKNQSGXAYGITPSSCTYSVLIVELSHDPNFIGHAKKYYLEMLDNSMKPSLRTSLGLCNGIACLELLQNGEEFLEQLKPRGVLPDVGEGHFTKLMKAHKLFGDLQKRTTDKEIEEVIQEITVECFQKHESKMFCAMVEDGNVDEAIDLFHSASQTRINPMVIVRATVIEAYIKCNKNKDALQTYLDMLAAGLEPNSYIYNVLIKGLAVDANFFGDAKKYLIEMLDKGMNPNAATXTAVLEGFARQEDKKAEEEGKEFLQVMMAKGFVLDTKAVKEALRGRPTPVISRVMNIILSKVGYAKIKLNKILKQFLC from the exons ATGACTGTAAGATTGGAACTGACG GAGTCAACTAGAGTGAGGAATCGAAGCAATGGCGGGGGTGATGCTGAGTCAAAATGTACCGCGCTTCTCGGCAGTTTGGCTGTCGATGACCTGGAGCTGCCGCCGGAGGACCTGGAGCTGCCGCCGGAGGACTTGGACGAAGTACTGGGGGAGATGTTTACTGAGGAGGCTCTGACTAGTAATACAATTATGATGGTGGAGGGTTTGTTGAGGGATGGCTTTGTGAGCGCGGGGTTGGAGATTGCGGCTGAGATTCGGGAGACCAATGAGGTTCCCAGGGTGGTCACTGACACTGCAGTCATGGAGCGCTACATCAATGCCACTGGAGACAGGACCAAGGATGCTCTGAGAGTGTTCAAGCACATGAAGGTTTCTGGAGTGGAACCGAATGGCTACACGTATGCCGTTATCATCAAGGCTCTTGCCGCTGCTGATATTAAGAGAAAACCGGATTTTGTTGGCTATGCTAAGAAGTACTTTGTGAAGATGTTGGACCGGGGAATGCAGCCGACTGAGGAGATTTATGGGGCTGTGTTGGATGGCATTGGCCGCGGTGAGAACAAGGTCCAGGCTGAGGAGGAGCGCCAGGAGTTTGTGGAGAATGTGAAAGCAAAGGGATTTATGCTGGTGCTCCAGAAGGAGGCTGAGGAGATGGCTAAACCTCCATCACTGAAGTCCGAGATGGATATGCATAAGCAACATGTGATGAAGGTGTTTGAGGATGTCATCAGAGGCTTTGAAGACGATAA GAGCGGATTCAGACAGATTGCAGAGGACTATGATTTACTGAGCAGATGTGCATTCACTGTTTATAATGGTTTGGCAGGTGAAGGGCTCAATGAGGAAGCCAAAGAGCTCTTTAGGCCTCTGTTGGAAACAGCCATACTACCCGATGAGGCTGTCTTTACCATCATCATTCTTCTTACCAAGAACCAGAGTG TCGCTTATGGGATCACTCCCAGCTCCTGCACATACAGTGTACTCATTGTGGAACTTTCTCATGATCCTAATTTCATTGGGCATGCCAAGAAGTATTACTTAGAAATGTTGGACAACAGTATGAAGCCCAGTTTGAGGACCAGCTTGGGTTTGTGTAACGGTATTGCTTGCCTGGAGTTGTTGCAGAATGGCGAAGAGTTTCTTGAGCAGTTGAAGCCTAGAGGGGTACTACCTGATGTTGGTGAAGGTCATTTTACTAAGCTGATGAAGGCACATAAGTTGTTTGGAGATCTCCAAAAGAGAACTACCGACAAAGAGATTGAAGAAGTCATCCAAGAGATCACAGTCGAATGTTTCCAAAAACATGAATCGAAAATGTTCTGTGCTATGGTAGAAGATGGCAATGTAGATGAGGCCATAGATCTCTTTCATTCAGCAAGTCAGACTCGCATCAATCCCATGGTCATAGTCCGCGCCACTGTCATTGAAGCATACATCAAATGTAATAAGAACAAGGATGCTCTGCAGACCTACCTGGACATGTTAGCTGCTGGACTTGAACCTAACTCCTACATCTACAATGTTTTGATCAAGGGACTCGCTGTTGATGCCAACTTCTTTGGGGATGCCAAGAAATATTTGATTGAGATGCTGGACAAGGGCATGAATCCTAACGCTGCCACCTAGACTGCAGTGTTAGAGGGTTTTGCAAGGCAGGAGGACAAGAAAGCTGAGGAAGAGGGGAAAGAATTTTTGCAGGTCATGATGGCTAAGGGGTTTGTTCTTGATACCAAGGCTGTGAAGGAGGCGTTAAGGGGCAGACCAACACCGGTAATTAGCAGGGTCATGAACATTATCCTTTCCAAG GTTGGGTATGCAAAGATCAAATTGAACAAGATATTGAAGCAATTCTTGTGTTAA